A genomic region of Christiangramia sp. OXR-203 contains the following coding sequences:
- a CDS encoding DUF6952 family protein, with amino-acid sequence MKLPVIKHLQRNNEVNKLESTIDVLESFTEHRSVSEEEMDVIGELLTNLCGAVEVHKMIEDGTPERDAANNFVKKVLGSIDK; translated from the coding sequence ATGAAGTTACCAGTAATTAAGCATTTACAGCGAAACAACGAAGTTAACAAACTTGAAAGTACTATTGATGTTCTTGAAAGTTTTACTGAGCACCGTTCAGTTTCTGAAGAAGAAATGGACGTGATTGGAGAATTACTTACCAATCTTTGTGGGGCTGTAGAAGTGCATAAAATGATAGAAGACGGTACTCCTGAAAGAGATGCTGCTAATAATTTCGTCAAAAAAGTGTTAGGGTCTATAGACAAATAA
- the tpx gene encoding thiol peroxidase yields MAKIELGGESVTTYGSLPALGEKAPHFELIKSDLSIGTLDDYKGKRVILNIFPSIDTGVCATSVRNFNKRASELKDTVILCISRDLPFAQQRFVSDEELNQVVNLSDFRDRNFGKDYGVEILDGPFEGLLSRAVVVLDEDAKVIHSQQVPKIEDEPDYLAALKTLL; encoded by the coding sequence ATGGCAAAGATTGAACTTGGTGGAGAATCGGTAACTACGTACGGCTCGCTTCCAGCACTTGGCGAGAAAGCTCCTCATTTTGAGTTAATTAAATCTGATCTTTCGATTGGAACCCTCGATGATTATAAAGGAAAGAGAGTTATTCTTAATATCTTCCCAAGTATAGATACAGGAGTTTGTGCGACTTCTGTTCGTAATTTTAATAAAAGAGCATCAGAATTAAAGGATACGGTGATACTTTGTATTTCCAGGGATTTACCTTTTGCTCAACAAAGATTTGTAAGTGATGAAGAATTGAACCAGGTAGTAAACTTATCAGATTTTCGTGATAGAAACTTCGGTAAAGATTATGGTGTTGAAATTCTTGATGGACCTTTTGAAGGTTTGCTATCTCGTGCAGTGGTTGTTCTTGATGAAGATGCTAAAGTGATACATTCCCAGCAAGTACCTAAAATTGAGGATGAACCAGACTATCTTGCTGCGCTGAAAACCCTGTTATAA
- the nhaC gene encoding Na+/H+ antiporter NhaC, with the protein MENSAANPQNEPVIENKELSIWEALIPVLILVAMLAFNVFVFGDDALGGSNQFILLLGGAVAAIVGYFNKVKFDTMVDEVAGNIQSTSGAILILLMVGALAGTWLISGIIPTMIYYGLLILNPTIFLAACVVICSVISVATGSSWTTSATVGIALIGIADALGIGLGMTAGAILSGAYFGDKMSPLSDTTNLAPAMAGTDLFTHIKYMALTTVPTITITLIAFIIIGLNLDTSGTTDTSAILASIEKSFTITPWLFIVPVIVIFLIVKKTSPLIALLVGTLAGAVAALIVQPDIVLAVSGMNELNFISGYKGLMNAITVDTAVETDSETLNDLFASSGMQGMLGTIWLIICAMVFGGIMEAIGALSRISKALLNLFHTTFGLFASTVFSCLALNVTASDQYLAIVVPGKMFAKAYKDKGLAPENLSRSLEDSGTVTSVLIPWNTCGAYHSGVLGVPVLSYAGYAFFNYLSPFMTLLFAAIGLKIRKISTK; encoded by the coding sequence ATGGAAAACTCTGCTGCAAATCCTCAAAATGAACCTGTAATTGAGAATAAGGAATTAAGTATCTGGGAAGCGTTAATTCCGGTACTTATTCTTGTTGCTATGCTAGCATTCAATGTTTTCGTTTTTGGCGATGATGCTCTTGGAGGTTCTAACCAGTTCATTCTATTACTTGGAGGAGCTGTTGCTGCGATCGTTGGTTACTTCAATAAGGTAAAGTTTGATACCATGGTCGATGAAGTTGCAGGCAATATTCAAAGCACTTCCGGAGCGATCCTTATACTTTTAATGGTCGGAGCTCTCGCAGGAACCTGGCTTATAAGCGGAATTATTCCTACCATGATCTATTACGGACTATTAATTCTAAATCCTACGATTTTTCTGGCTGCCTGTGTGGTTATATGTTCTGTGATCTCCGTAGCTACGGGGAGTAGCTGGACAACTTCAGCTACCGTTGGTATTGCCCTGATCGGGATCGCTGATGCGCTAGGAATTGGATTGGGCATGACGGCGGGTGCAATTCTTTCCGGAGCCTATTTTGGGGACAAAATGTCTCCTTTAAGTGATACTACGAATCTTGCTCCGGCCATGGCGGGAACAGATCTTTTTACGCACATAAAATACATGGCATTAACCACAGTGCCTACGATCACAATTACCCTTATCGCTTTTATAATTATTGGACTTAATCTGGATACAAGTGGAACTACAGATACTTCAGCAATACTGGCGTCCATTGAAAAAAGCTTTACCATTACGCCATGGTTATTCATTGTACCGGTGATTGTAATATTTCTGATCGTTAAAAAAACATCCCCGCTTATAGCCTTGCTGGTTGGAACTCTTGCCGGAGCGGTTGCCGCTCTTATTGTACAACCAGACATTGTACTGGCAGTAAGTGGAATGAATGAACTCAATTTTATAAGTGGATATAAAGGGCTCATGAATGCCATTACGGTAGACACTGCTGTAGAAACCGATTCTGAAACTCTTAATGACCTGTTTGCTTCCAGCGGAATGCAGGGAATGCTAGGAACTATCTGGCTAATCATTTGCGCCATGGTATTTGGTGGAATTATGGAAGCAATTGGGGCCCTATCCAGAATTAGCAAAGCTCTTCTAAATCTTTTCCATACCACCTTTGGGTTGTTTGCAAGTACCGTATTTAGTTGTCTTGCTTTGAACGTTACCGCTTCAGACCAATACCTGGCTATTGTAGTACCGGGAAAAATGTTTGCAAAAGCTTATAAGGATAAAGGTCTTGCACCGGAAAATCTTAGCCGTAGCCTTGAAGATTCTGGAACAGTAACTTCTGTACTTATTCCATGGAATACTTGTGGAGCTTATCATAGTGGAGTTTTGGGTGTTCCTGTGCTTTCCTATGCCGGTTACGCATTCTTTAATTATCTGAGTCCGTTTATGACCCTTCTTTTCGCTGCCATCGGACTTAAAATCAGAAAAATTTCTACCAAGTAA
- a CDS encoding DNA translocase FtsK, whose amino-acid sequence MAKKKPKTRKTTKKTSKLSLSLNRQQKVVLGSFLMLFGLGLIVAFISFLFNWQADQSVLQELGNRDVEARNWLSKFGASVSDFFVYKGFGLASFSIAFLILLSGIYLFLGFKISNLRKYWFWGILVMVWISIVLGYFAEKNALLGGRIGYETNDFLQDYLGFFGSILLMLFLLIAYLAIRLKITPELVGSYLNTGKQELQTAMQKHQANVSETDEELEWKKEVVTPKDEEKPAEVDLSSKPEKKPEKKTSPEAIPKMEVKAPVEEDNVAMEVEAAPEEEEEDNLSQKLVKDFGEFDPTLELKNYKFPTIELLKDYGGTITINQEELEENKNRIVDTLKNYKIEIAQIKATVGPTVTLYEIVPEAGIRISKIKNLEDDIALSLSALGIRIIAPIPGKGTIGIEVPNKNASIVSMRSVIASPKFQKAEMELPLALGKTISNETFVVDLAKMPHMLMAGATGQGKSVGLNAILTSLLYSKHPAEVKFVLVDPKKVELTLFNKIERHYLAKLPDDGEAIITDNTKVINTLNSLCIEMDDRYNLLKDAMCRNLKEYNTKFKARKLNPNDGHKFLPYIVLVVDEFADLIMTAGKEVETPIARLAQLARAIGIHLIIATQRPSVNVITGIIKANFPARVAFRVTSKIDSRTILDSQGADQLIGRGDMLFTQGNELKRLQCAFVDTPEVDKITEFIGSQKAYPEAHQLPAYESEESGTGLDIDVSERDKLFREAAEVIVTAQQGSASLLQRKLKLGYNRAGRIIDQLEAAGIVGPFEGSKARQVLITDMVALDQLLNEKPD is encoded by the coding sequence ATGGCCAAAAAGAAACCTAAGACCAGGAAAACCACTAAAAAAACCAGTAAACTATCTTTGAGCCTCAACAGGCAGCAAAAAGTAGTGCTTGGAAGTTTTCTTATGCTATTTGGTCTGGGACTTATAGTTGCCTTTATTTCCTTTCTTTTTAACTGGCAGGCAGATCAGAGTGTACTTCAGGAACTGGGGAATCGTGACGTGGAAGCCAGGAACTGGTTGAGTAAATTTGGTGCATCTGTAAGTGACTTTTTTGTCTACAAAGGCTTCGGACTAGCCTCTTTCTCCATCGCATTTTTAATACTGCTAAGTGGCATCTATTTATTCTTAGGATTTAAAATCTCCAATTTGAGAAAATACTGGTTCTGGGGAATACTCGTGATGGTCTGGATCTCCATAGTTCTTGGTTATTTTGCTGAAAAGAATGCACTTCTGGGAGGTAGAATCGGATATGAAACCAATGATTTTTTACAGGATTATCTGGGTTTCTTCGGAAGCATTCTATTAATGCTATTTCTTCTAATTGCTTACCTCGCAATTCGACTAAAGATTACTCCTGAATTGGTTGGATCTTACCTTAATACAGGAAAACAGGAACTTCAGACTGCGATGCAAAAGCATCAGGCAAATGTTTCAGAAACTGATGAAGAACTCGAATGGAAAAAAGAAGTAGTCACACCAAAAGATGAAGAAAAACCTGCAGAAGTTGACCTAAGCAGTAAACCAGAAAAGAAACCTGAGAAAAAGACCAGCCCGGAAGCTATTCCGAAGATGGAAGTCAAAGCTCCGGTAGAAGAGGATAATGTGGCTATGGAAGTTGAAGCTGCTCCTGAAGAGGAAGAAGAAGATAACCTGAGTCAAAAACTGGTAAAGGATTTTGGTGAATTTGACCCAACCCTTGAGCTGAAGAATTATAAATTCCCAACGATCGAATTACTTAAGGATTATGGCGGCACTATCACGATCAACCAGGAAGAACTGGAGGAAAACAAGAATCGTATTGTCGATACGCTAAAGAACTATAAAATCGAAATTGCGCAGATCAAAGCAACCGTTGGTCCAACAGTAACTTTATATGAGATCGTCCCTGAAGCCGGGATTCGTATTTCCAAAATCAAGAATCTTGAGGATGATATTGCTCTTTCGCTTTCTGCACTTGGCATCAGGATCATTGCTCCAATTCCAGGTAAAGGAACCATTGGTATTGAGGTACCAAATAAAAATGCCAGCATAGTATCCATGCGCTCGGTGATCGCTTCGCCTAAATTTCAGAAGGCAGAAATGGAGTTACCGCTTGCTTTGGGAAAAACTATAAGTAATGAGACTTTTGTAGTTGACCTGGCGAAAATGCCGCATATGCTAATGGCTGGTGCTACCGGACAGGGTAAATCTGTTGGTTTAAATGCAATTCTTACTTCCCTACTTTATTCAAAGCATCCGGCAGAAGTAAAATTTGTACTCGTGGATCCTAAAAAAGTGGAGCTTACCTTATTCAACAAAATAGAGCGCCACTACCTGGCAAAATTACCGGATGATGGTGAAGCGATCATCACCGATAATACAAAGGTGATCAACACCCTGAATTCTTTGTGTATCGAAATGGATGATCGATACAATCTTTTAAAGGATGCCATGTGCCGTAACTTAAAAGAATACAATACGAAGTTTAAGGCAAGAAAGTTAAATCCAAATGACGGACATAAATTCCTGCCGTATATCGTTTTAGTAGTAGATGAATTTGCAGATTTGATCATGACGGCCGGGAAGGAAGTTGAAACTCCTATCGCCAGACTGGCTCAGCTTGCACGTGCCATTGGAATTCATTTGATCATCGCAACACAAAGACCTTCGGTAAACGTTATTACCGGTATCATTAAGGCAAACTTCCCGGCCAGAGTCGCTTTTAGAGTAACGTCCAAGATCGATTCCCGAACTATTCTGGACAGCCAGGGAGCAGACCAACTAATTGGTCGTGGAGATATGTTATTTACACAGGGAAATGAGTTGAAAAGACTGCAGTGTGCATTTGTGGACACTCCGGAGGTAGACAAGATCACCGAGTTCATTGGATCGCAAAAAGCTTACCCTGAAGCACACCAACTTCCTGCATATGAAAGCGAGGAAAGTGGCACAGGACTTGATATAGATGTGAGCGAGCGAGACAAGCTGTTTCGTGAGGCTGCCGAAGTGATCGTAACTGCCCAGCAGGGCTCGGCTTCTTTGCTTCAGCGTAAATTAAAACTTGGTTATAACCGTGCAGGTAGAATAATAGATCAACTGGAAGCCGCTGGCATCGTTGGTCCATTTGAAGGAAGTAAGGCAAGACAGGTTTTAATTACAGATATGGTAGCGCTCGATCAACTATTAAATGAAAAACCAGACTAA
- a CDS encoding thioredoxin family protein, with protein sequence MIKELDQDNLSEIVNDNDTVVVQYMAGWCGNCRLMKPKFKKLSAEHENAQFILVDAEKYPESRKLAKVDNLPTFATFKNGSFKNQVQTNKFDQLKSLVDEVTSN encoded by the coding sequence ATGATTAAGGAATTAGATCAGGATAATTTAAGCGAGATTGTAAACGATAATGATACTGTTGTTGTACAGTACATGGCGGGATGGTGTGGAAACTGTCGTCTAATGAAGCCAAAATTCAAAAAGTTATCTGCAGAGCATGAAAATGCACAGTTTATTCTTGTAGATGCTGAAAAGTATCCGGAATCAAGAAAACTGGCGAAAGTTGATAACCTTCCAACGTTTGCAACTTTTAAAAATGGAAGTTTTAAGAATCAGGTTCAAACTAACAAGTTTGACCAATTAAAAAGCTTAGTAGATGAAGTTACCAGTAATTAA
- a CDS encoding diacylglycerol kinase family protein encodes MKNTFLGKRIRGGGYALKGALLLLRYEASIQVQFVISILVCIAGWYFDITRTEWMFQFVAIGMVMSAEGLNSAIEAMADFVHPDFHNKIGHIKDIAAGAVFIAAIIAIVIAGFIYIPYITT; translated from the coding sequence ATGAAAAACACTTTCCTCGGAAAGAGAATCAGAGGAGGAGGATACGCCTTAAAAGGTGCACTACTGCTGCTTCGCTACGAAGCCAGCATTCAGGTGCAGTTTGTCATTTCAATTCTGGTCTGCATCGCGGGATGGTATTTTGATATTACCAGAACAGAATGGATGTTTCAATTTGTAGCAATCGGAATGGTCATGTCTGCAGAAGGATTGAATTCAGCCATAGAAGCAATGGCAGACTTTGTACATCCCGACTTTCATAATAAGATTGGACATATTAAAGACATTGCTGCAGGTGCTGTTTTTATCGCTGCAATCATTGCAATCGTCATCGCCGGATTTATTTATATTCCATATATAACCACTTAA
- a CDS encoding peroxiredoxin gives MALVGKKFPNLSVDAMNEMGDTFKLNILEEAQKNNKKVLLFWYPKDFTFVCPTELHAFQNAMAEFEKRNVMVVGASCDTPEVHFAWLNTPKDNGGIEGVTYPILADSNRNLSSRLDILDIMSETYDDETGAVTLEGDNVTYRATYLIDEEGTIFHEGVNHMPLGRNVNEFLRLIDAYTHVQEKGEVCPANWEEGKEGMNADREGVASYLSLN, from the coding sequence ATGGCTTTAGTAGGAAAAAAATTTCCAAATCTTAGTGTAGACGCGATGAACGAAATGGGTGATACTTTCAAACTGAATATTTTGGAAGAAGCTCAGAAGAACAACAAGAAAGTTCTTTTATTCTGGTACCCAAAAGACTTTACTTTCGTATGTCCTACAGAGCTACATGCATTTCAAAATGCAATGGCTGAGTTCGAAAAGAGAAATGTAATGGTAGTTGGAGCATCTTGTGATACTCCTGAAGTTCACTTTGCCTGGTTGAACACTCCTAAGGATAATGGTGGAATTGAAGGTGTAACGTACCCAATTCTTGCAGACAGCAACCGTAACCTAAGTTCAAGACTTGATATTCTTGATATCATGAGCGAAACTTATGATGATGAAACAGGTGCTGTAACTCTTGAAGGTGATAATGTGACTTATAGAGCAACTTACCTTATTGATGAGGAAGGAACAATTTTCCATGAAGGTGTGAACCATATGCCACTTGGAAGAAACGTAAACGAATTCCTAAGATTGATCGATGCTTATACGCACGTACAGGAAAAAGGTGAGGTTTGTCCAGCGAACTGGGAAGAAGGTAAAGAAGGAATGAATGCAGACCGCGAAGGTGTTGCTTCATACTTAAGCCTTAACTAA